In one window of Duganella dendranthematis DNA:
- a CDS encoding MarR family winged helix-turn-helix transcriptional regulator, translating into MTKQLAISDCNCLAIRQAARAISALYDRHLAPTGLSSSQFSILAAIHAQVGIPVQQLADVLVMDRTSMVRALQPLTRDGYVVQQPDPANPRKLLLSLTAEGRELYTRAHQHWQDAQAEFEADVGTPEAASLRQQLAVWSHKP; encoded by the coding sequence ATGACCAAGCAGCTCGCCATTTCGGATTGCAATTGCCTAGCCATACGCCAGGCTGCGCGCGCGATTTCAGCGCTCTATGACCGGCATCTCGCGCCTACGGGCCTGAGTTCTTCGCAATTCAGCATCCTGGCCGCCATTCATGCCCAGGTCGGTATTCCAGTGCAGCAACTGGCCGATGTACTGGTGATGGACCGGACCAGCATGGTGCGTGCACTTCAACCGCTGACCCGCGACGGCTATGTCGTGCAGCAGCCTGATCCGGCCAATCCGCGCAAGCTGCTACTGTCACTAACGGCGGAAGGGCGCGAGCTTTATACGCGAGCGCACCAGCACTGGCAGGATGCGCAGGCGGAATTTGAAGCCGACGTTGGCACACCCGAAGCGGCATCGCTACGCCAGCAGCTGGCCGTTTGGAGTCACAAGCCCT